In Winkia neuii, a genomic segment contains:
- the cas2e gene encoding type I-E CRISPR-associated endoribonuclease Cas2e has protein sequence MFAVVTATAIPDHLHGYLSRFLSEVSQGVYVGNASPVVVENLWERCNEAASGGVLTLIVSNNENEQGFEVRTCGDASRQIVDIDGIQLVAH, from the coding sequence ATGTTTGCGGTTGTCACGGCTACTGCGATACCGGATCATCTACACGGATACCTAAGTAGATTCCTGTCTGAAGTTTCTCAAGGGGTATACGTAGGTAACGCTTCACCTGTTGTAGTTGAAAATCTTTGGGAACGCTGCAATGAAGCTGCAAGCGGGGGCGTTTTGACACTAATTGTTTCTAACAATGAAAACGAACAAGGGTTTGAAGTTCGCACATGTGGCGATGCTAGCAGGCAGATAGTAGACATCGATGGTATTCAATTAGTGGCGCACTAG
- a CDS encoding AAA family ATPase, which produces MPIQMTDDFVRALDLLRQGRSLFITGNAGTGKSTLIRHFVQQTTKNVVVAAPTGVAALNVNGYTLHRLFSFAPSTTVDEVRMGQAAPGRFAGLISQLDTLIIDEASMVRADLFDMVCYSLERYGPNPGSPLGGVQVVLVGDLYQLPPVVTTAEEAYFSEAYSSPYFFSAAHYFPERFPTVQLTHQFRQAGDSNLASLLGELRSGDVNEQVMSALNARVDPDFEPPKGEFWLTIATTNRVVRARNRRRLDALDGQLHTHFAARSGDTKRFEAPTEDKLEFKVGAQVMLLNNDAAGRWVNGSLGVVESVAFPEGDIEVQVRLRSGNVVSVGVHTWEVTRPALSAGSLTNQVVGTFTQLPFKLAWAVTIHKSQGQTLEHALIDLSGGIFAPGQLYVALSRCKSLKGIVLRRHIRPRDVKVDQRVREFLADRLGKRTQERTFLGALFCGRKDGFQRPLEVAILREDGWAFTSLVNPTRDVGDAAERYGVSAADLQLAPTLAQLWPAIEPIIEGTGVVTANARHALKVFDDELKRTGIVAPLKHFALAQVKGNAHADTAFEVASLAASATVEGDLYAYQPATTSVSGWALPRGAGKIVPFGYVEVVAKMLQERLQNMDLTAESCQIVDRFNIEYDQHVHYRYAGLQMPLADLLKQGTRVCFTGTAYDGNKTYERSDMELLAVSVGLEVKSSVTKTRCDLLIAADTSSMSVKARKARTLGKPIYSATEFLTWAKVQGEI; this is translated from the coding sequence ATGCCTATCCAGATGACTGACGATTTTGTCCGCGCGCTCGACCTGTTGCGTCAAGGCCGGTCACTGTTCATCACTGGCAATGCTGGAACAGGCAAATCCACTCTAATACGGCATTTCGTCCAACAGACCACAAAGAACGTGGTGGTAGCCGCACCTACGGGGGTGGCAGCGCTGAACGTGAACGGTTACACCCTGCACAGGCTTTTTTCGTTCGCCCCCTCTACTACGGTCGACGAGGTGCGCATGGGGCAGGCGGCGCCAGGCAGGTTCGCGGGGCTGATTTCGCAGCTCGACACTCTGATTATCGACGAAGCTTCCATGGTGCGGGCCGATCTGTTCGACATGGTGTGTTACTCGTTAGAACGATACGGGCCCAACCCCGGTTCACCACTGGGCGGGGTGCAGGTGGTGCTCGTAGGCGACCTGTATCAACTGCCGCCGGTAGTTACTACCGCCGAAGAAGCATATTTTTCTGAGGCCTACTCCAGCCCCTACTTTTTCTCGGCAGCTCACTATTTCCCGGAGCGCTTCCCCACAGTACAGCTCACCCACCAGTTCCGCCAAGCAGGGGATTCAAACCTTGCCTCCCTGCTGGGCGAACTGCGTTCAGGGGACGTCAACGAGCAGGTTATGTCCGCTTTGAACGCACGCGTCGACCCTGATTTTGAACCACCCAAAGGCGAATTTTGGCTTACCATCGCAACCACCAACAGGGTAGTGAGGGCGCGCAACCGCCGCCGCCTGGACGCCCTCGACGGGCAGTTGCACACCCATTTTGCTGCCCGTAGCGGCGACACGAAACGCTTCGAAGCTCCCACCGAGGACAAGCTGGAGTTCAAGGTTGGCGCCCAGGTGATGCTGCTCAATAATGATGCGGCTGGCAGGTGGGTTAACGGCTCACTGGGGGTGGTCGAATCCGTGGCCTTCCCCGAAGGGGATATTGAGGTGCAGGTGCGGCTGCGCAGTGGGAATGTTGTGTCCGTCGGTGTGCACACGTGGGAGGTGACGCGTCCGGCGCTTTCGGCAGGTTCGCTCACTAACCAGGTGGTGGGCACATTCACGCAGCTGCCGTTCAAGCTTGCCTGGGCCGTCACCATCCACAAGTCGCAAGGGCAAACCCTAGAGCACGCCCTAATTGATCTGTCCGGGGGGATTTTTGCTCCCGGTCAGCTCTACGTGGCCCTGTCTAGGTGCAAGTCCCTGAAGGGAATCGTTTTGCGCCGGCATATTCGCCCTCGGGACGTGAAAGTGGACCAGCGGGTGCGCGAGTTCTTAGCGGATCGCCTTGGAAAGCGCACCCAGGAGCGCACGTTTTTGGGGGCGCTGTTTTGTGGCCGCAAGGACGGGTTCCAGCGCCCGCTCGAGGTTGCTATTTTGCGTGAGGACGGGTGGGCGTTCACGTCACTTGTGAACCCCACGCGGGATGTGGGCGACGCGGCTGAACGCTATGGTGTGAGTGCCGCAGATTTACAGTTGGCGCCCACCCTGGCACAGCTTTGGCCCGCGATTGAGCCGATAATTGAGGGCACGGGCGTGGTCACGGCCAACGCCCGCCACGCGCTGAAGGTGTTCGATGACGAGTTGAAGCGGACGGGGATTGTGGCTCCGCTAAAGCATTTTGCCCTCGCGCAGGTTAAGGGGAACGCGCATGCGGACACCGCCTTCGAAGTGGCGTCGTTGGCTGCGTCGGCTACCGTAGAGGGCGACTTGTACGCCTACCAGCCAGCCACCACCAGCGTTTCGGGTTGGGCGCTGCCGCGCGGGGCCGGCAAGATCGTGCCTTTCGGTTACGTGGAAGTGGTGGCAAAAATGTTGCAGGAGCGGCTCCAGAACATGGATCTGACCGCCGAATCTTGCCAAATAGTCGACCGTTTCAATATCGAATACGACCAGCATGTGCACTACCGTTACGCCGGATTACAAATGCCGTTGGCGGACCTGCTAAAGCAGGGAACCCGGGTTTGTTTCACGGGCACCGCCTACGACGGCAACAAAACCTACGAGCGTTCAGACATGGAACTCCTCGCTGTATCAGTCGGGCTGGAAGTAAAATCGTCAGTAACCAAAACCCGCTGCGACCTGCTGATCGCTGCAGACACATCCAGCATGTCAGTGAAAGCCCGCAAGGCACGCACGTTAGGCAAACCAATCTACAGTGCCACCGAATTCCTCACCTGGGCCAAAGTCCAAGGCGAAATCTAG
- the cas1e gene encoding type I-E CRISPR-associated endonuclease Cas1e yields MPYSQDALTFSTIPTNHQVRLEDRVSYLYLEYCLIRQDRTGVIAIREGEGRDRNGPKTAKLQVPVAGMAVLLLGPGTSLSHAAAVSCARSGVVIMFCGGGGISCYTHASPLTSSAKWAIAQARLVASEEHQIQAALYLYKLQLGIENMPGGTINAMRGLEGRTIRNVYKAQAKKYGIKGFRRDSNGDDVVNVSLNLANSILYGCAGAACSAIGVNPALGIIHRGNVRSLLFDLADLYKPTMTIPLAFSATTAEDPLIFVRRKIRAAIFEKHVVVRMLDALMQVLSPHLPRRDDDRLIGSVGEEVSGHIQYGKDS; encoded by the coding sequence GTGCCCTACTCCCAAGATGCGTTGACATTTTCAACTATTCCCACTAACCATCAGGTGAGATTGGAAGACAGGGTTAGTTACCTCTATTTGGAATACTGCCTAATTCGTCAAGATCGCACTGGAGTTATCGCAATAAGGGAGGGCGAAGGCCGCGACCGGAATGGGCCTAAAACTGCCAAGTTACAAGTTCCTGTTGCTGGTATGGCAGTGCTTTTGCTCGGTCCGGGAACGAGCTTGAGCCACGCCGCTGCTGTTTCGTGCGCAAGATCAGGCGTAGTAATAATGTTCTGTGGCGGGGGAGGAATAAGTTGTTACACTCACGCCAGCCCCCTAACCTCATCGGCGAAATGGGCTATAGCGCAAGCCCGTCTGGTTGCCAGCGAGGAACATCAGATTCAGGCTGCCCTATACCTGTATAAGCTGCAATTAGGCATCGAAAATATGCCCGGTGGAACCATTAATGCGATGCGGGGACTTGAAGGGCGCACTATACGTAACGTGTACAAAGCACAAGCCAAGAAGTACGGAATAAAGGGATTTAGGCGCGATTCTAACGGAGACGATGTGGTGAATGTCAGTTTGAATCTTGCGAATTCGATACTCTACGGCTGCGCTGGGGCGGCCTGTTCCGCGATAGGCGTAAATCCTGCACTCGGAATAATACATAGAGGTAATGTGCGATCATTACTTTTTGATTTAGCTGATCTGTATAAACCAACTATGACCATACCGCTGGCTTTTTCTGCGACAACTGCTGAAGACCCACTCATATTCGTTCGAAGGAAAATTAGGGCAGCCATATTCGAAAAACATGTAGTGGTTAGGATGTTGGATGCTCTGATGCAGGTTCTATCACCGCATCTTCCCCGTCGTGACGACGACCGTTTGATCGGATCGGTCGGGGAAGAGGTATCTGGGCATATTCAGTATGGCAAGGACTCGTAA
- a CDS encoding ABC transporter ATP-binding protein → MTAAENVKLGLRFVSKKLAKSELDNLFEKFGLSKRKNYYPAQLSGGQRQRVAIIRALAVKPHVIFADEPTGALDSKSSALVIDELSKLGRQGTAVVMVTHDLDVAAQAQRAVVLRDGELVENVSHPTREQLFLSSRGQAQV, encoded by the coding sequence ATGACAGCAGCGGAAAATGTCAAGCTGGGCTTGCGTTTCGTTTCTAAGAAATTAGCAAAATCAGAACTAGATAACTTGTTCGAGAAGTTTGGCTTGTCCAAGCGAAAGAACTACTACCCTGCCCAGCTCTCAGGGGGACAACGCCAACGGGTAGCAATAATTAGAGCTCTAGCAGTGAAGCCTCACGTAATTTTTGCCGACGAACCAACAGGGGCTTTGGATTCTAAATCCAGTGCCCTAGTAATAGATGAACTTTCTAAGCTTGGGCGCCAAGGCACCGCGGTTGTCATGGTGACCCACGATCTGGATGTGGCAGCTCAGGCGCAGCGGGCCGTTGTGCTACGCGATGGGGAATTAGTGGAAAATGTTTCCCATCCGACGCGGGAACAATTATTCCTAAGTTCAAGGGGCCAAGCCCAAGTTTAG